In a single window of the Prochlorococcus marinus CUG1415 genome:
- a CDS encoding phenylacetate--CoA ligase family protein yields the protein MNYRENLWAIKNRKAYLIVKSFNKKQIYSVEESISKILKYAQKNVPYYAKFNSSDIKNFPILTKNIIRSNFKELLSKNYKGKSSITYSGGSTGEPVPILQCEEYADWTNAILFSYFKNNFEKSWQEATTLEIWGSLNDIENKEGTNFYKKFKNIIYSSYCYNCFVFTEVDYKRCINLINRKKPFFLKGYTNSLLELAQYIDKKNIYVEEIPYILTRTCVLNNETRDFLQKVFKGRVFDLYGSREVAAIAAERSFGKLNEYYVFNKNCYVEVNENNELLITNFHNYSMPIIRFNIGDQSKLVSKKEDLQILGPIKGRIFDYIKFENGLKIHAQYFIQKFFKTSINQFQIEQTKINSILINYVDPFNDLTDEFKEAFEKDLQKLAKVEILFNWNRAKFIKKTKNGKYLYVKGLKF from the coding sequence ATGAATTATAGAGAAAATTTATGGGCAATAAAAAATAGAAAAGCATACCTTATCGTTAAAAGTTTTAATAAAAAACAAATTTATAGTGTTGAAGAGTCAATTAGTAAAATACTTAAATATGCGCAAAAGAATGTACCTTATTATGCAAAATTTAACTCTAGTGATATAAAAAACTTTCCAATATTAACCAAAAATATTATTAGGTCAAATTTTAAAGAATTATTATCTAAAAACTATAAGGGAAAATCAAGCATAACTTATTCTGGAGGCTCTACTGGCGAACCTGTTCCGATTTTACAATGTGAAGAATATGCTGATTGGACAAACGCTATTTTATTTAGTTACTTTAAAAATAATTTTGAGAAAAGTTGGCAAGAGGCAACTACCCTAGAGATTTGGGGATCTTTAAATGATATAGAAAATAAAGAAGGAACAAATTTTTATAAGAAATTCAAAAATATCATCTACTCTTCCTATTGCTATAATTGCTTCGTATTTACAGAGGTTGATTATAAAAGATGTATAAATTTAATTAATAGAAAAAAACCTTTTTTTTTAAAGGGTTATACAAATTCCTTATTAGAATTAGCTCAATATATAGATAAAAAAAATATATATGTTGAGGAAATTCCGTATATCTTAACAAGAACTTGTGTATTAAATAATGAAACTCGTGATTTCTTACAAAAGGTATTTAAAGGCAGAGTTTTTGATCTTTATGGATCAAGAGAAGTAGCAGCAATTGCAGCTGAAAGATCTTTTGGAAAATTAAATGAATATTATGTCTTTAATAAAAATTGTTATGTAGAGGTAAATGAAAATAATGAATTATTAATTACAAACTTTCATAATTACTCTATGCCTATTATTAGGTTTAATATTGGAGATCAATCTAAACTCGTTTCTAAAAAAGAAGATTTGCAAATTTTAGGTCCTATTAAAGGAAGGATTTTTGATTATATTAAATTTGAAAATGGTTTAAAAATTCATGCTCAATATTTTATTCAAAAATTTTTTAAGACTTCCATTAATCAATTTCAAATTGAACAGACTAAAATAAATTCAATTTTAATTAATTATGTTGACCCCTTTAATGATCTAACTGATGAATTCAAAGAGGCGTTTGAAAAAGATTTGCAGAAATTAGCAAAAGTTGAAATTCTATTTAACTGGAATAGAGCGAAATTTATAAAAAAAACAAAAAATGGTAAGTATCTTTATGTAAAGGGGTTAAAGTTTTAA
- a CDS encoding glycosyltransferase family 4 protein, with product MNVENREVLIVNYAFSIFRGGGENFDLNICKEFNLSGINSSIVTVDPFFCKNKPATIDGIKIKYVRAFWFYDFSSYLKSINPKLSGVGYAMRILGQFSFEISVIFFIIRQKRNKNLLVLTTFLPFLTFFASNVLNISAYMRSPGPLLSPYERIFFRFIKVLCNGDAYRKLVKDYPNQVNYVEIGVGKFILPKTNKINDNNFTEIAIVGRLIPIKGIGQLLKILKIVNSIYPLKIHIFGDGVLKNKLVSQSFKLKLNNNVIMHGFLEKEKLYESLENLDCLLMNSKYDNFPNVLVEANALGLPVWAPNVGGIDLIIENRVNGFIVNKNLNINEKAESICEFIKFIKDGKFDSVEISRKCQMKFDWKRTIQNILELTN from the coding sequence ATGAATGTAGAAAATAGAGAAGTTTTAATTGTTAATTATGCATTTAGTATTTTTAGAGGGGGAGGTGAAAACTTTGATTTAAATATTTGCAAAGAATTCAATTTGAGTGGGATTAATTCTTCTATCGTTACGGTGGATCCATTTTTTTGTAAAAATAAACCTGCAACTATTGATGGAATAAAAATAAAATATGTCAGGGCTTTTTGGTTTTATGATTTTTCATCATATCTAAAGTCTATTAATCCTAAACTTTCTGGTGTGGGTTATGCAATGAGAATTCTTGGACAATTTTCTTTTGAAATATCTGTTATCTTTTTTATTATTAGGCAGAAAAGAAATAAAAATTTATTGGTTCTAACAACCTTCCTGCCTTTTCTCACTTTTTTTGCATCTAATGTTTTGAATATCAGTGCATATATGAGATCTCCAGGGCCATTATTGTCTCCTTATGAAAGAATATTTTTTCGATTTATAAAAGTTTTGTGTAATGGAGATGCTTATAGAAAATTAGTAAAAGATTATCCTAATCAAGTTAATTATGTAGAAATTGGAGTTGGTAAGTTTATTTTGCCAAAAACTAACAAAATAAATGATAATAATTTTACTGAAATTGCAATTGTTGGTCGCCTTATCCCTATCAAGGGTATTGGTCAATTATTAAAAATCTTAAAAATAGTAAATTCAATATATCCTCTTAAGATCCATATTTTTGGAGATGGAGTTTTGAAGAATAAATTAGTTAGTCAATCATTTAAACTAAAATTAAATAATAATGTTATTATGCATGGATTCTTGGAAAAAGAAAAGCTATACGAATCCTTAGAAAATTTAGATTGTTTATTGATGAACTCTAAATATGATAATTTTCCTAATGTTCTTGTTGAGGCTAATGCTCTTGGCCTTCCTGTTTGGGCACCAAATGTTGGAGGGATTGATCTGATAATTGAGAATAGAGTAAATGGGTTTATTGTAAATAAAAATTTAAATATAAATGAGAAAGCTGAATCTATTTGTGAATTTATAAAGTTTATAAAGGATGGCAAATTTGATTCTGTAGAAATTTCAAGAAAGTGTCAAATGAAATTTGACTGGAAAAGAACTATTCAAAATATATTAGAACTTACTAATTAA